GTTGTTCTCATTCTGCTGGTGGAGAGGCTGTGCTCCTACATCACAAAGGAGAGCCATGGTCCTGTAACTCCTCAAGACTCCCCAAAAATCAGGGCTGAGGCTGTCACTGTGCAGTAAACCACTGTGCTGGTTTGTTCTCATGCTCCTTCTGGCAGCCGAGCTAAGCAGAACATACAAAAGAGTTGCCAAATATACCTTGATACTTTCCTACTCTGTCTTTTCCTTAATATGGTCCATTCTAAAAGAGCCCCATCCATTCTAAAACAGCTTCCCCCATCATCTCATACTGATGAGACTGTTAGCAGGATTGCCCTTGCTTTTGTGTCCTGAACAGAGCTAGGTATAAAAAGCAATTGtaactgtttattttcatttagtgACACACTGGTAACACTCTCtccttttttaacttttcctaCTTTGCTTTATTTCACCTTATTTTGATGAAACAACTGAAgttgcttccttttctcctccatttTTCTTTCGGGGCTTTCAGTATTTCTTGCACTTGCCTGCCATTATTTTCATCTGCAAAATGCCTCAGTCTGCATGCTGTGTTATGGAGGTGATGTGTGTGAGGGGAATAAATGCCTTTGTAGGAACCATGTCAGATCAAGCTCATTCTTCTCTGTTTGGAGCATTACAGTGATGCAAAATATTAAAGTAGTTCACAGCAATGAGACTCAgaacacctttctctgccttcctcacACACCTGTTTCTGTCAAGGGAGCCATTTCCTCTGTTCTCCATATTTTACTTTCTAAAAACTTTTTATGCTGAGTTTTCTGCTACAGacctttataaaaataaaaataagttaaaGCTCATGAAGATATCCAAACATCTGTACTTTGAGTTTGTCTGGTGTTTCTTGTTCTTGATCACAGGAGTGGATACGACAGGTTTACCTGACTTCAGTCTCAAAGGGAACAAAAACAGGCAGTGCAGCACTTGACATTGAAGTCCTGCACAAAAGTGAATTCAGAGTCCTGTGCTGCTTCACATCCTGGGCCCAATTTCATTCCTTTGTTTGGCTTTATTTCCTGGGTATCATCTTGTCTCTCTGTTCTCCAATTCTCCCAGCCTGCCTAGATTGTTCCTGTCCCCCCCTTTCTGTGCTTTTACCTACTGCAGCAAAACAGAAGGGATgtatttttccactgaaaagtCATTTAACTTGTGACTTGTGTTTCTTTGGCCTGAACCAAGATGAGATTCTGCTATGCTGAGAGATGCACATACATCAAATTAGACCTTTTTTTGGCCAGAGCTACTCGTGATTATATTTAAGTGCTCATCAGGAATAGGTGAGTGAAGTTCAAATCAGCTCCAGTTCCCAAAATAGCCATGCTGGGTAAGGCTCAGTGCTGGTCCTACCAGGACCCTGTCTTCTGCAGTGATCAATAGTCCTCCTTGGAGAAGTAATGCAAGAACAGTCAAATATAGAATGACTCTTCTGTATAATCTCCGTGACAAATGGAGTGTCAGGAACTTCTCTGGATGAGGATGATATCTGCATTTTAATAGCTTTTGATGGAATTTTATGCTATGCTGGATCTTCAGTGCAATATTCTCCTATCACTGATTGGTTCTTTTATCTCACATACACATTTATCCTCCCTAATAActtatataatttatttaataaggACAATAATTCCCTTATTTTTAACCTGCTGTCTCTAAAGTTTATGGGCATCCTGCAGTTCCTGTGTTATGAGAAACAGTAACTCACCTCCTCAACTCCTCCAGCAAAGGTGTGTGTGATTTTTACACACCTTTACTCTGTGTCCCTTCAATtgcctcttttccaggctgagcaaaaacatttggaaaaatcACCATAGATAATTATCTATGCTTTACTGACTGAATAGAATAAGGATTCCTGTTAGTTTGCAGGAGGTCTGGCCTCGTACTGGAATTaatctgttttttcctgaaggacTCAGGTGATAGGATAGAGCAAATGCTTACCATATCTGCTGATGACAAATCTGATAAGAGTGGGAGCACCCTCTGCAGggcagaaatagaaataagtATTACTTTAGCAAGCCCAACAATTAatttaagaggaaaataagGTTCATAATAATTTTTAGTAATCCATGTTTTCATATTTAGGTCGAAACAGTTGTTTCTGCAAATCCATCATGAGGGAGGTATTTAAGCAGTGATAAACAGAATTAAAGCTGAGAAGTTGATAATAAATCAAAGAAAGCTTGTAGGAATGAAAAAGGCAACAGTCAGACCAGTGTGTGGGAAAAGGTGGCCTGGCAAAGTTTTTAAGGTGTGTGTTCTCACCTGTAGCTTTGGTATGGGACAGACTTGGGGCTTTAAGGAGGATGCAGATTATTTTGAGACTGAAGAGGAATGCAGTAAAGATGATGAAAAAAAGTTGAAGAAACTTATCCATTTAAAACAGGTAAATCCAAGAGAAGGCATGGTAGGAActatcaaataaataaaaattcctaGCAAGACAGTGAGCTTTTCTCCTTGTCCAATCTTTCAGACAAGTAACTGGGAACAGAACAgatttaacaaaagaaaaaggccCTTAGAAAGCACTGACAGCACACAGAGGAAGCCCCTGGAATCAAGCTGGAATCAGTGGTCTGAGTTTTGCAGTGACAGAGCATTTCTGTCACCAGGGTTTTTAAGGACAAATCAAACATCTGTCAGGGGTACTTAGGTCTAATTGATTCTGCTGCACAGCAGAGATGGACTAAGATGACCTTTTGAGATTACTTTCAGTATTCTTTCTACTGCTGTTAAAAGAAGAAGAACTGAACCATAAGCAGGCTAACTTTGGGAGAAACccagagagaaacaaaagagaactgTACAAAATTATGTACAAAATGGATGACGTTGTTGAAGGAATAACTATCTTTTTAATGTCAGAGGAATACATTAACCTTTGTATTTCCATAAGCTAAAACTCATTTTTCCTGATCTCTCTAGAAACAGCGAAAttctttggaaaatatttagaaagcCATGGTAATATTcagttgtaatttttttttttcacagagcaataataaaatatttttgcagtgaACTCCAGCCAGCAATAGGCAAAAGCATGAATGACCTGACAGTGCTTCATGGTAACATGTTAATAATTACttcaaaacaaagaagaagttacttttttgatttttaacgTGACATCTTTAAGAATATCCTTCAGtccttatattttattttttggcacAGCAATCTACACCATTTTAACTCTTAACTCTGTTGTAAATCTCCTGAAGGGATGGTCAGAGGAGACCTTTATTCAGAAGATGAACTTAAACTTTCTGGTGTACTGGTTTGCATAAATCCATTTCACTTACCATATAGAAACATATTTACATTTTGGAAATAAGGCACTATCCTCTTTGAAGTCATACGAGACAAATCAttaaatctgtgttttccagcaATGTATTAAATCCTGGctataaaaacaatttttcctgACATTATTCCTTTTGTTAATCTGATACTCAAGCTCATCTTAAATCTGTAACTCAGAATGTTCTGCTTCTCTCATGCAGCTCATCAGCCCTGTAATGTTTTTCCACTTGGGTGtggctttaatttttaactgaaattcaAATAAACTATCAAATAAGTTTTTTCACTGGTTATCCTGTCAGAAAAGcaaactttgttttgttttttttttcatacaagGATTGAAAAAGTTCCTGCAGAGCTACAGGTCTGATGGTCAGTCAAGCTGTGGGAAAACAAGGTAAGCAAAACAAGTTTCTTAACATTTTGTGAGgggttttgttcattttaagaaaaaaacattaattgtACTCTGTGTCACTGCATTAATTTCTGGAAAATGAGTGGGAAATACTGAACACGATGCCAGCTTTAACAACAAAAATTCAGCAATGAGAGGAAAAGATCAGTGTTTTTTATAGCAGGCTACAGTACAAGCTGGAAGCACTTTTGATACTCTTGTTGTCAAAAAATCCTGAATGGGTGATCACTGTAAGATATACtgaacttctttatttttccacacttctttttttcctcacaaatcCCACAGTATATTAATTTTTAGCAGGTATCATCAGGTGttgaaaaggaagaatttcctttcaggaaaggGAATAAAATCTTGCGATTTCAATGAGGATTATTTGGGCAAGCTTAGCTCAATTTTCCTGCAATTCTTgtcatcccattcacttttagtgTTTTCACTTGGTTTCAgaattttccctttatttttattagcatttCATTTACTTTGCATCTTCTCTTCAGTCTTTTCTACCTTTCTTCCCTGATTTCAGGATTTTATTccctttcctgaaaggaagaatttctttcaagGCACAAGGAATTCAAAATGCAAGGAATTCTCAGAACACTGGGCCTATAAGTAaaagtttagaaaaaaacacagaatttgaTCTGAGGCCTTGGGAAAAGCTGCCAAGCTTAGGTGCTAGAAGCAAGAATGTAGATTTAAAGCTTAAAGCAGAGACAAGTTAAGTAGAGAAAAGTTTAGCTATAGAGTTTAAGATatagaaagaataaaagttGCAAAGGTGACAAGAAGTCTTAGAATAGGTCTGTGTGTTGGAACAGGATTGGCTAAGTCACACAGTAATTAGATTAATTTTCTTAGTATTGGTTTAATAACATAAATATCTCTGTTGGCAATGTTTTATTGGTTAATAAATCCTTAGAAGATCTTATAAGCATAAGTCTTGTGATTTCTAGCCATGTTCTCAACACCTGTAACAAGAACTCACATTTTCTGTagaagataagaaaaataaactgcactCTCTAAAGCAACTAGAAGTCCCATCTCTGCCTcatttggaaaaagaaagaatcccCATGGATCATTTGTATCTTGGGTGCAATAAATCCACAATCAGGCACCGTAGTGATGGAACAAGGGGGtatggcttcaaactgaaagagaagaggtttagattggattaAGGttaggaaggatttcttccctgtgagggtggtgaggccttGGAAcagtttgcccagagaagctgtggctgcccctggatccctggaagtgtccaaggccaggttggacagggcttggatcagcctggggtagtggaaggtgtccctgcccacagcagggtcTTGGAACTGGATGGTTTTTTAGTCCCTTTCaatccaaactattctgtgattctctgaatcTGTAAAACACAAGCAGTGTGTTCAGTCCTCCTGCTGCAGATTGAGACCATTTATGGAAAGAACCAGAAATGCTTTAAGGCATTCTTTAACTTCCTTAACCATCCCTAACTTCCACATCATGAAGAGCTGTGGTAATAGCAGTGATAGCTGTAAAATAGTCTGGGCATCACTGATCTTCCCAGAACCGTGTGTTTGCATTTCCACAAAGGATAAACTTTTCCACAAAGACCTCAACTCCTGCAGCTTGTGTCTGGGTGGTTACTGCTGCAGGACTACGTGGTAAATTAATGTTTATGTTCTTTAGAATGTTCACGTGAACAATTTATACTGCTGTTTCTTTTAATGTTACTGAGGGAAGATAATAGAAGACTtcattaatttatatttcacaTTCCAGGTTTTGCTGATGGCTAAAGCACTGGAATCCAGCAGAAAGGTCAGTGGTTGGGGTGCCAGCCCAGGTCCATGGGATGCACTGCCTTCCTATAAACTTTGCTTTTAACAGAATCCCTCATTATGCTTTCAAAATCAATACACTGCTTTCCAGACCTAGCACAATATATACTCTTTCCCTGGGACTggttacttttctttttcaaaacaagaGCTAGCACATTTAAACCCAAAACACATAGTCCACACGAAAATATGCATGAAAGAGTGAAGTCCTTAGATGTGGTATTTTAACATGAATTTTAATCCCATACTTCTAGAACTCTCCTCTAGATCACTGTGTCTACAAATTAGACATAGTACACAGCAGTACAGACAGAATTTGATTTAAGAAGCTCAATCACTTCCTTAATCCCTAAATAAAACCTTGCTTCTGCATGCAGGAGTTTATTTGCACACAACTTTTAGGTGCAGTGAACCTGTCAAGTGGcatttcacattaaaatttaaaaatcacataaagCTGTGAGGAAGGGTGTATCAAAtgtaacaaaaacaaaccttcTATGGAGGAGAGTGACAGCTCGAGGCATCCTGGCTGAGGTGATACCTTCCAAAGcctctgagctgctggcagaCTCTGTCCTTAGCAGTTTTGGCAGGTGatagaatgaaaaaaagaatcatTGTTCACACATATAGAAATATGCAGTTACAGCCAACGATCCATACAGTGAAGAGTTTGAGATCTTACTCTTGGTTCTGGTTTTGACCCTTCAGCACTGCTCCGCATCTTCCTCTAGACCCTCTACAGCATCAAGTTCTGGTGAGCAATACTAACCCAACTactaagaaaaggaaatactaACCCAATACTAACCCAACTactaagaaaaggaaatactaACCCAATACTAACCCAACTactaagaaaaggaaatactaACCCAATACTAACCCAACTactaagaaaaggaaatactaACCCAATACTAACCCAACTactaagaaaaggaaatactaACCCAATACTAACCCAACTACTAAGAAAAGGAAACCTTTGATCTATTTAATGCTCTCCAGGAAAGTCTCCATAAATGAAGCACACAAGAGCATAAACTCTACCTTATAGAGAATTTTGCAGTGCATTTCTTCTCCAGCAGACAAATATCATGAGGAATCAAGCAAAAGTTTTATCATTTGATGGAAGGAAGAAGACAGTCTGTTCCCAGTGGTGGGGGATAGGAGCTAGAGTATGTGATGAAAGAATCAAGTTCTCATGTATATTCAagctctaattttttttaaagtctattGAAAACCAGACTCTATTGTTTTATTCAAATACTGCTTTAGGAAATGAACAATACACAAACAAACCATTGTACTAGGACGTGTCACGAGCTTTTTATACAGATTCACAGTGATAAATAGATAAAAAGACATTGCTTTTGATCTATACCAGATACTCAGGAAGAATACAAAGTgcagctttttaattttatacagTCTCACCTAGCTAGAGGTATTTCACCAGAAGTCTGGCACATAAACAACttctttttgaaaacagaagtttcCAAAGCGTGACAAGCACTAAAATTGCTTCATTCAGATCAGTGGGACAGAGTTGTTGGCACAAGGCTCCTTTTAATGTCCATTCCCACCTTCGGAGAGGATGCGGGAGGGCTCTGTGTACTTTGCTGTCATCAAGTAGAAGAGGGCAGGGGCAGGTACCAAGGCAAGcaaaggcaggtcctgctcaAGCTTATCCAGTTTGGAAATGGAGATGATTCCATAGGCATGAAGCAACCAGTGGCTGAAGAGGACAACGAGCCTTTTCTTCCTCACGAGCAGATCCttgaaaaacttgaaaaataagCACAGTATCCTGTTAGCATCCAGCCTGCTACCTAGCACCTCAAATTTAAGAGGTGTGACAGGTAGAGCACGAAAACCATGTGAAGCCTCCTGGGTTTGAGCCCTTCTAGCGTGCACCCAGTTTTGCAGTGCACCATCAGAGGGAATTCTCACATGAGATTCCTCCCAGCCAAGAGGGGAAGGGATAAAGGAAGAGGCTTAAATGTAGAATATACCACTGAGAAAAGGCAAGAGACAAAGCGATCTCTGCTCACTCAACTTTCTTACTCTGAGTTTTAACACAGGAAACATGTTTACCCACCTCCACTTCAGAAGCAGACATGTACACAGCCAGTGTAACCAAAGAGAGCACTAGGATGATGTATGGGAAGGCATAATCTAAAGGCAAACATGCAACATGTTAGCAGGCAAAAAATGGCATGGCTAATGCTTCAACTGAGAGTTTTTTCACAGGTGTGAAGCAAACTGAGCTACTCTAGCTGCCTCTTAGCATGGCACCACACATGCACAGCAGTGAGGGTCAGCCAAGCACAAGCTGTTCCCTCTGaggttttctgctgtttctcagtAACTTCTCAGTGGAGTTACTCAGCACTTACACCAGGAATTGAAAAAGGCACATAATGAGAAAAGTAGTCAGGCTGAGTGGGGATATTGTGTCACCTCTCCAAATGTGACAAGAATGCTGGAAGCTAAACCAAAAATAGCCAATCTCCCAAAATTTAAACTGAAATCCATCTCTGAAATCAGACAAACTCTGCTTTAGCAAAAAAGTAGAACTAGCTCTCTCTGAAGGACTTTCCTCTCACACCCCCTTCACTCCTTTTTTGGGAAAGGGACAGTCTCTAGCAGCACTGGCTGAGGCAAAGCAGTGTTGATCAGGAGCTTGGTGAGGACAGAGCTCCTAATGAGCAATCTTTTCAGGTGAAACCCCTCAAAATAATCCTAAACAATATCCTTATTCCCAAAGCAAAAAGtgtcccttccttccctcccttaAGTCCTTTCTTAGTGTGTATTTATGGGTGTGTTCAGGAGTGTTTTTAAGAGAGAACTTACAGAGGAGGCCTCCTCCCACGGCCTGCAGCACAGTGAGGATGGGGAAGAAGTAGAGTGCTGcataaatgcttttaaatctGTCAGACCTTCCCAAACCACAGGCAATCTTCTTAACCAGAAGAGGCCGAAGCAGCATCATCAACACGAGACAGAAGGCATAATAGATAAACACAATGGTGtacctggagaaaaaaaaaataatatttccttaaaattttTTACTCATGGAGATTTGGGTCAAAACAAAGGAATTTGGGGTTAGTTAGTGAACTCTAAGGACTTTATAGGCAAAAGGTGTAAACACAGAACGATGGCCTCACTTTTCCTTAGGTGAAGGAAACAGGCAAGATGTttccagggaaaggaaaacaaaaagaaaaaaaggagttttgAGCTATATAGTGACAGGATGAGGACAGTCTCAAGCTGCACATGGGGAGGTTCAGGCCAGACATCAAGACGAATTGCTTCACAGAAGGGGTCATCAGATACTGGAATGGGCTGACCAGGGAGGcgatggagtcaccatccctagagatgtttaaggaaagactggaattggcactcagtgccatggtggTGTTGGCcataggttggactcaatgatcccaGAGGTGTTCTCCACCTAAACCTATTGTGTGATCGCCTGGGCTACGCCACTTTCTTTGATTACTCAGAAAGTCATTAAGTGTTGCTAATTCCCTGTAAAACAGCCCAAGGCACGAAAGATTCAGGGGATTGACTGTCACTGATCCCAGCTCCACCTGAACACTTCTGGCAGCTTCAAGGAGAGGCAGGGACAGAAACCCAGCTGTACaaagggcaggggcaggcaggagcacgAACCCTTCCCACTCACAGGGGGTACACGGCCTCGTGGGTGCAGTGCACTGTGGTGATGTAGTCGGGGCTGGGGTTGTAGAGCATGGTGTACCAGTCTGAGAGCTTCTTCACCCTGCAGGAGCGGATGTGCAGGGAGCCCACGGGGTCACTGAGCAGCAGCGTCACCACGGCGGCCACACTGCACTCCAGCAGCGCCGTCAGGTGCTGCAGCAGCGCGCTGGAGCTGCGGGACAACACACAGAGTCACTGCCAcgctgccagctcctggcaaaTCCCAACACCCGCTGGAAAGAGGGgatgggcagggcagagccttcCCTCTAACTCAGCAGAGTTAAAACCTGCTGAGTGCGGGAACTCTTTGACAGTCTCAGGTGATTTAGGGTGTAAAAGAAAAGCGCAGTGAGTGTAACGCACCACACGTCTTGGAAGGGGTGACATTGCTACGTGTGATATAAGCAGAATTTCCAAAGCTGCAAGATGGTAAATATTCATATATTAAACATTCCCAGTCCCCTGTCTTTTCAGTGCTCATAGAATTACAGAGTGATTCGGGTTAGCAGGGACTTTAAAGATTACCcagttccaactccctgccagggacagggacagttcACTACACTTCAGAGCCATCACTTCTTAAAAAACTCCAGTCTAGCACCCAATGGCCACGTGCAGCTATGGATTTAAACCTCTTTTTTTACAGAACTTCTCTAATGCAAAGGCTACAGCAGCTCTGCTATCAAGACCCAAACCCAGAATACATATTCCTAAAGAGAATAATTGCTCAGACCAGTCCTCTCA
This genomic stretch from Cinclus cinclus chromosome 6, bCinCin1.1, whole genome shotgun sequence harbors:
- the JKAMP gene encoding JNK1/MAPK8-associated membrane protein isoform X1, producing MFRAAVEIQPACLGLYCGRTVLSVNGSVETYGDCGVCPRGQRTDDNKICRECMGSPDRYDWLYLGFMAMLPLVLHWFFIEWYSGKKSSSALLQHLTALLECSVAAVVTLLLSDPVGSLHIRSCRVKKLSDWYTMLYNPSPDYITTVHCTHEAVYPLYTIVFIYYAFCLVLMMLLRPLLVKKIACGLGRSDRFKSIYAALYFFPILTVLQAVGGGLLYYAFPYIILVLSLVTLAVYMSASEVEVLGSRLDANRILCLFFKFFKDLLVRKKRLVVLFSHWLLHAYGIISISKLDKLEQDLPLLALVPAPALFYLMTAKYTEPSRILSEGGNGH
- the JKAMP gene encoding JNK1/MAPK8-associated membrane protein isoform X3, whose amino-acid sequence is MGSPDRYDWLYLGFMAMLPLVLHWFFIEWYSGKKSSSALLQHLTALLECSVAAVVTLLLSDPVGSLHIRSCRVKKLSDWYTMLYNPSPDYITTVHCTHEAVYPLYTIVFIYYAFCLVLMMLLRPLLVKKIACGLGRSDRFKSIYAALYFFPILTVLQAVGGGLLYYAFPYIILVLSLVTLAVYMSASEVEFFKDLLVRKKRLVVLFSHWLLHAYGIISISKLDKLEQDLPLLALVPAPALFYLMTAKYTEPSRILSEGGNGH
- the JKAMP gene encoding JNK1/MAPK8-associated membrane protein isoform X2, whose amino-acid sequence is MFRAAVEIQPACLGLYCGRTVLSVNGSVETYGDCGVCPRGQRTDDNKICRECMGSPDRYDWLYLGFMAMLPLVLHWFFIEWYSGKKSSSALLQHLTALLECSVAAVVTLLLSDPVGSLHIRSCRVKKLSDWYTMLYNPSPDYITTVHCTHEAVYPLYTIVFIYYAFCLVLMMLLRPLLVKKIACGLGRSDRFKSIYAALYFFPILTVLQAVGGGLLYYAFPYIILVLSLVTLAVYMSASEVEFFKDLLVRKKRLVVLFSHWLLHAYGIISISKLDKLEQDLPLLALVPAPALFYLMTAKYTEPSRILSEGGNGH